The bacterium genome segment GCCGACTTATTAGCTCGCGCCGTGGAGTTGAAGAAAGAGCAGCCGTTCCGCTCAGACAAAGTCATCAATCGCATTCTGAAACGCGAGTTCGGACGCACGCTCCCGCGCAGCACGCTGTATCACCATCTGAAACGCGTGGGAGCGACGCGCCGTAAGTTGGGCGTCTCGACGCAGAAAGTCCGTTGCCGTTGGACGCGCGAGCTGCCGGGCGCGCTGTGGGTCGGCGACTTCGAGCACGGGCCGCTGGTGATGCAAGAAGGAGAGGCGATCAAGACGCATCTCTCCGCCTGGATCGACTGTCACAGCCGTTACATCGTCGAGGCCCGTTACTACGTCCGCGAAAACCTCGACATCCTGACTGATTCGCTGCTGAGGGCCTGGGGCAACCAAGGTGCCAGCCGCGAACTGTACGTCGACAACGCCAAGATCTACCACGCCAATGCGCTTCAGCTGGCCTGCACGCAACTGAATATTAAGCTCCTCCACCGGCCACCGCGCGAGCCGCAACCCGGCGGACTGATCGAACGCTTCTTTCAAACCTGCCAGACGCAGTTCGAAGCGGAAGTCCGCGCCAGCTCGATCCTGACGCTGGAGGAACTCAATCGCGTGCTGGCCGCCTGGCTGGCGATGGCTTACCACCAAGACCAACACAGCCAAACCGGCCAGACGCCACACCAGCGGTATCATCAACCGTCTCGGCTCGTGCGGCAAGTCGATCTGGGGGCGGTGCTGGCGTTCTTTCATCGGCGGCTGGAGCGGAAGGTCGATGAAGACTTCTCCGACGTTCGCGTTGGCAATTGGTTCTTCGCCGTCGATCCAAAGCTGCGCGGCGATCGAGTGATCGTCCAGTACGATCCCTTCGCGCCTGTTAACGAAGTCCAGTTGTACTCGGTCGAAGGCGTCTACCTGGGACTCGGCAAACGGTACGAGCGTGAAAGAGGAAGTCATCCGCCAACACCGACGCCGAAGGATGCCGATCCAATCACGCCTCATTATCTCGACGCGTTGCGAGCCGAACACGAAGCCGAGCACCAAAAGCAACGCCAGCAAGGCATCGACTTCCATTCGGCGCGGCAGAGAAACGAATGGTCGCTGACCAGCTTCGCCCGCGTCTTCGCGCGACTGTTGGGACGCACTGGCGGCGTCTCTGCTCTCACCACGCAGGAAGTGGACTCCCTGGCTGCCTTTCATGCACGTCACGACCGACTCACCGAAAGCCTGCTTCGCGAGGCGTTCGCGCGGGCTGAATCCCCGACGATTCCCGAAGTCCTGTTTCAACTTCAATCCCTGCTTCACGAAAGGAACGACTAATGTACCTGCAACACTTTCAATTCAAGAGCCAACCTTTTTCGGAACACGCCGCCGTCGCCGCCTTGTGGCAAGACCAACGCATGGACGAAGGACTGGCGCGGCTGGAATACCTGATCCAGAGCGGCCAGTTGGGTGTCGTCACTGGTCCCAGTGGCGTGGGCAAATCCGCGTTGTTGAAACGCTTCCTGCATGGCATGCTGCCGCAGAAGTGCCAAGCGTTTTACTGCCACTTCAGCCAACTGCCGTCCGCCGGCTTGCTGAAGTTGATCGTCACGAAACTGGGCGAGACGCCTCGGCGTGGCAAGGAACGGCTCTACGAACAGATCCTGGAACGGGCCGAGCGGGCCGAAGGCACATTGTTGCTCGTCCTCGACGAGGCTCATCTACTCAACGGCGACACGCTGACCGACCTGCGGCTGCTGATCAGTTCGGCACTCGACGTGCGACCTCCCTTGAAGATTCTGCTGGTGGGACAAGAGCCGCTACACGTGACACTGCGGCGCGCCCAGCATGCCGACCTCGTCAATCGCATCTCGGTCCGTTACCAACTTCGTCCACTGAACCGCGAACAGACGGGCCGGTACATCGACTTCCAACTCAGCCA includes the following:
- a CDS encoding AAA family ATPase, yielding MYLQHFQFKSQPFSEHAAVAALWQDQRMDEGLARLEYLIQSGQLGVVTGPSGVGKSALLKRFLHGMLPQKCQAFYCHFSQLPSAGLLKLIVTKLGETPRRGKERLYEQILERAERAEGTLLLVLDEAHLLNGDTLTDLRLLISSALDVRPPLKILLVGQEPLHVTLRRAQHADLVNRISVRYQLRPLNREQTGRYIDFQLSQAGGDAKLFDDSVKTSIHDFTGGVPRQINNLATACLLQASVRKVGRIDDELFRQAAGEFQLP
- a CDS encoding transposase, translated to MGRNDEAWAVFWCSLLSPVLLGEIPEAKRERYFQKLSQQERLLPNGQRRRISVRTFRRQWHRLKDGGVPGLYRRRRSDRGQPRKKHADLLARAVELKKEQPFRSDKVINRILKREFGRTLPRSTLYHHLKRVGATRRKLGVSTQKVRCRWTRELPGALWVGDFEHGPLVMQEGEAIKTHLSAWIDCHSRYIVEARYYVRENLDILTDSLLRAWGNQGASRELYVDNAKIYHANALQLACTQLNIKLLHRPPREPQPGGLIERFFQTCQTQFEAEVRASSILTLEELNRVLAAWLAMAYHQDQHSQTGQTPHQRYHQPSRLVRQVDLGAVLAFFHRRLERKVDEDFSDVRVGNWFFAVDPKLRGDRVIVQYDPFAPVNEVQLYSVEGVYLGLGKRYERERGSHPPTPTPKDADPITPHYLDALRAEHEAEHQKQRQQGIDFHSARQRNEWSLTSFARVFARLLGRTGGVSALTTQEVDSLAAFHARHDRLTESLLREAFARAESPTIPEVLFQLQSLLHERND